The following are encoded in a window of Carya illinoinensis cultivar Pawnee chromosome 15, C.illinoinensisPawnee_v1, whole genome shotgun sequence genomic DNA:
- the LOC122297184 gene encoding leucine-rich repeat receptor protein kinase HPCA1-like isoform X5: MNHKSSNCKFSKLYWLDLAENMLTGPLPISTSMAPGLDHLLVAKHFHFNKNKLSGPIPAKLFSSNMKLIHILFDGNQLSGSIPPTLGLVNSLEVLRLDRNALTESVPNLSNLTNIVVLNLALNKLTGTLPDLTQMTKLNYLDLSNNSFEPSEAPTWFSTLPSLTTLVMEYGSLQGPIPRDLFSFPQLQQVKLRNNKFNDTLDMGEHEKISPQLKLVDLQNNNISYVKVSSKYHKSLILRGNPVCNDDTSSVHTYCQIKDQQPIKPNSTSLANCENASCPLDQDRNPWNCECAYPYKGTLSVGGSLLSELSNATVFKLLENSLLMDQSLLPCSIYIQGAIFNGDDYHQVQLAFFPSTGKYFNRSEIQRIGFFMVTQRYRHYGFPQQFETYSFIADPYAFPANGGGRTSIGTHVIIGIAFTCAILVLGLLGVGIYAVRKKKRAEEAIGYSTPFGSWTSSGNDCSGVAPQLKGARWFSYDELRKCTNNFAERNEIGSGAFGKVYRGLLSDGLVVAIKRAQQGSTQGLLEFKTEIELLSRVHHKNLVGLVGFCFEQGEQMLIYEFMPNGTIRDSLSGKSGIYLDWNRRLYVALGSATGLAYLHEHANPPIIHRDVKSTNILLDENLTAKVADFGLSKLVSDTLNGHVSTQVKGTMGYLDPEYYQTQQLTVKSDVYSFGVFMLELITSKRPIEKGKYIVQRVRTTMNKDEEEHYGLWDMIDSSIRDTSNLIGFGKFLEITMQCIEDSPEDRPTMSEVVKALETILQNNGVASSTSALSPTSDLGASRGASKHAYNDPMQQKDVNSIDTFGYSGAYIGSTRVEPK; the protein is encoded by the exons ATGAATCACAAATCCAGTAATT GTAAATTCTCCAAACTCTATTGGCTAGACCTTGCAGAGAATATGTTGACAGGACCTCTCCCAATATCAACATCCATGGCCCCAGGCTTGGACCATCTTTTGGTGGCTAAACACTT CCATTTCAATAAGAACAAGCTATCAGGTCCCATTCCAGCCAAACTCTTCAGCTCTAATATGAAATTGATACACAT ATTATTTGATGGAAATCAACTTTCTGGAAGTATCCCACCAACATTAGGACTTGTAAACAGTCTTGAAGTTCT TCGGCTTGACAGAAATGCTTTGACAGAAAGTGTCCCAAATCTCAGCAACCTAACAAATATCGTTGTATT GAATTTAGCTCTAAATAAATTGACGGGCACTTTACCAGACTTGACTCAAATGACGAAACTcaattactt GGACCTTAGTAATAACTCATTTGAGCCATCAGAAGCTCCAACGTGGTTCTCAACCTTACCATCACTCACCACTCT GGTTATGGAATATGGGTCACTTCAAGGGCCCATACCACGAGATTTGTTTAGCTTTCCACAATTACAACAAGT GAAATTGAGAAACAACAAATTTAATGACACATTGGACATGGGTGAACATGAAAAGATCAGCCCACAACTGAAGCTTGTTGATTTACAAAACAACAACATTTCTTATGTAAAAGTGAGCAGTAAATACCACAAATCCTTGAT ACTAAGAGGAAACCCGGTGTGTAATGATGATACTAGTAGTGTGCATACTTACTGCCAGATCAAAGATCAGCAACCAATAAAGCCTAATTCTACTAGCTTGGCTAATTGTGAAAATGCATCATGTCCTCTTGATCAAGATCGTAACCCTTGGAATTGTGAATGTGCCTATCCATATAAAGGGACATTATCTGTTGGAGGATCACTTTTAAGTGAATTATCTAATGCaactgtgtttaaattattggaAAATAGCTTGTTGATGGACCAGAGTCTCCTTCCATGTTCAATTTATATTCAAGGTGCCATATTCAATGGTGATGACTATCATCAAGTGCAACTGGCATTCTTTCCCTCAACTGGAAAATACTTTAATCGATCAGAGATTCAGAGAATTGGGTTCTTCATGGTTACTCAACGATATAGGCATTATGGTTTCCCTCAACAATTTGAAACCTATTCTTTTATTGCAGACCCTTATGCTTTCCCAG CCAATGGTGGAGGCCGAACTTCTATTGGCACTCATGTAATAATTGGGATAGCATTCACTTGTGCCATTTTGGTTCTAGGACTCCTTGGAGTAGGGATATATGCAGTTCGAAAAAAGAAACGTGCAGAAGAAGCCATTGGATATAGTACACCGTTTg GTTCTTGGACATCAAGTGGCAATGATTGCAGTGGGGTAGCACCACAATTAAAAGGTGCAAGATGGTTCTCTTATGATGAACTCCGAAAGTGCACAAATAATTTTGCCGAGAGAAATGAGATAGGTTCTGGAGCATTTGGCAAG GTCTATAGAGGGTTGCTTTCTGATGGACTAGTTGTTGCTATCAAAAGAGCTCAGCAAGGATCAACGCAGGGTTTACTCGAGTTCAAGACTGAAATTGAGTTGCTTTCCCGAGTTCATCATAAGAATCTTGTTGGCCTTGTGGGTTTTTGCTTTGAACAAGGAGAGCAGATGTTGATCTACGAATTTATGCCTAATGGAACAATTAGAGATAGCTTATCAG GGAAATCTGGCATTTATCTTGATTGGAATAGAAGACTCTACGTTGCTCTTGGTTCAGCCACCGGACTAGCTTACCTACATGAGCATGCCAATCCTCCTATTATCCATAGAGATGTTAAGTCCACGAATATTCTGTTGGATGAAAATTTGACTGCAAAGGTTGCAGATTTTGGCTTGTCTAAGCTAGTATCAGATACTTTGAATGGCCACGTTTCAACTCAAGTCAAAGGCACGATG GGTTATCTTGATCCTGAATATTACCAGACTCAACAATTAACTGTCAAGAGTGATGTTTATAGCTTTGGTGTATTTATGCTTGAATTGATAACATCCAAGCGACCGATTGAGAAGGGAAAGTACATTGTTCAACGAGTGAGAACAACAATGAACAAGGACGAGGAAGAGCACTATGGCTTGTGGGATATGATTGATTCATCCATTAGAGACACATCAAATCTTATAGGGTTTGGGAAATTCTTGGAAATTACCATGCAATGCATTGAAGATTCACCTGAAGACCGTCCAACAATGAGTGAAGTGGTAAAGGCCCTTGAAACAATTTTACAAAACAATGGGGTGGCTTCAAGCACATCTGcattgtctcctacaagtgACCTTGGAGCTTCAAGGGGTGCTTCTAAGCATGCGTACAATGATCCTATGCAACAAAAGGATGTTAATAGCATTGATACATTTGGTTATAGTGGTGCATACATAGGCTCAACAAGAGTTGAACCCAAGTAG
- the LOC122297184 gene encoding leucine-rich repeat receptor protein kinase HPCA1-like isoform X4 produces MNWEIFQSSSSCKFSKLYWLDLAENMLTGPLPISTSMAPGLDHLLVAKHFHFNKNKLSGPIPAKLFSSNMKLIHILFDGNQLSGSIPPTLGLVNSLEVLRLDRNALTESVPNLSNLTNIVVLNLALNKLTGTLPDLTQMTKLNYLDLSNNSFEPSEAPTWFSTLPSLTTLVMEYGSLQGPIPRDLFSFPQLQQVKLRNNKFNDTLDMGEHEKISPQLKLVDLQNNNISYVKVSSKYHKSLILRGNPVCNDDTSSVHTYCQIKDQQPIKPNSTSLANCENASCPLDQDRNPWNCECAYPYKGTLSVGGSLLSELSNATVFKLLENSLLMDQSLLPCSIYIQGAIFNGDDYHQVQLAFFPSTGKYFNRSEIQRIGFFMVTQRYRHYGFPQQFETYSFIADPYAFPANGGGRTSIGTHVIIGIAFTCAILVLGLLGVGIYAVRKKKRAEEAIGYSTPFGSWTSSGNDCSGVAPQLKGARWFSYDELRKCTNNFAERNEIGSGAFGKVYRGLLSDGLVVAIKRAQQGSTQGLLEFKTEIELLSRVHHKNLVGLVGFCFEQGEQMLIYEFMPNGTIRDSLSGKSGIYLDWNRRLYVALGSATGLAYLHEHANPPIIHRDVKSTNILLDENLTAKVADFGLSKLVSDTLNGHVSTQVKGTMGYLDPEYYQTQQLTVKSDVYSFGVFMLELITSKRPIEKGKYIVQRVRTTMNKDEEEHYGLWDMIDSSIRDTSNLIGFGKFLEITMQCIEDSPEDRPTMSEVVKALETILQNNGVASSTSALSPTSDLGASRGASKHAYNDPMQQKDVNSIDTFGYSGAYIGSTRVEPK; encoded by the exons ATGAATTGGGAAATCTTTCAGAGCTCCTCTTCTT GTAAATTCTCCAAACTCTATTGGCTAGACCTTGCAGAGAATATGTTGACAGGACCTCTCCCAATATCAACATCCATGGCCCCAGGCTTGGACCATCTTTTGGTGGCTAAACACTT CCATTTCAATAAGAACAAGCTATCAGGTCCCATTCCAGCCAAACTCTTCAGCTCTAATATGAAATTGATACACAT ATTATTTGATGGAAATCAACTTTCTGGAAGTATCCCACCAACATTAGGACTTGTAAACAGTCTTGAAGTTCT TCGGCTTGACAGAAATGCTTTGACAGAAAGTGTCCCAAATCTCAGCAACCTAACAAATATCGTTGTATT GAATTTAGCTCTAAATAAATTGACGGGCACTTTACCAGACTTGACTCAAATGACGAAACTcaattactt GGACCTTAGTAATAACTCATTTGAGCCATCAGAAGCTCCAACGTGGTTCTCAACCTTACCATCACTCACCACTCT GGTTATGGAATATGGGTCACTTCAAGGGCCCATACCACGAGATTTGTTTAGCTTTCCACAATTACAACAAGT GAAATTGAGAAACAACAAATTTAATGACACATTGGACATGGGTGAACATGAAAAGATCAGCCCACAACTGAAGCTTGTTGATTTACAAAACAACAACATTTCTTATGTAAAAGTGAGCAGTAAATACCACAAATCCTTGAT ACTAAGAGGAAACCCGGTGTGTAATGATGATACTAGTAGTGTGCATACTTACTGCCAGATCAAAGATCAGCAACCAATAAAGCCTAATTCTACTAGCTTGGCTAATTGTGAAAATGCATCATGTCCTCTTGATCAAGATCGTAACCCTTGGAATTGTGAATGTGCCTATCCATATAAAGGGACATTATCTGTTGGAGGATCACTTTTAAGTGAATTATCTAATGCaactgtgtttaaattattggaAAATAGCTTGTTGATGGACCAGAGTCTCCTTCCATGTTCAATTTATATTCAAGGTGCCATATTCAATGGTGATGACTATCATCAAGTGCAACTGGCATTCTTTCCCTCAACTGGAAAATACTTTAATCGATCAGAGATTCAGAGAATTGGGTTCTTCATGGTTACTCAACGATATAGGCATTATGGTTTCCCTCAACAATTTGAAACCTATTCTTTTATTGCAGACCCTTATGCTTTCCCAG CCAATGGTGGAGGCCGAACTTCTATTGGCACTCATGTAATAATTGGGATAGCATTCACTTGTGCCATTTTGGTTCTAGGACTCCTTGGAGTAGGGATATATGCAGTTCGAAAAAAGAAACGTGCAGAAGAAGCCATTGGATATAGTACACCGTTTg GTTCTTGGACATCAAGTGGCAATGATTGCAGTGGGGTAGCACCACAATTAAAAGGTGCAAGATGGTTCTCTTATGATGAACTCCGAAAGTGCACAAATAATTTTGCCGAGAGAAATGAGATAGGTTCTGGAGCATTTGGCAAG GTCTATAGAGGGTTGCTTTCTGATGGACTAGTTGTTGCTATCAAAAGAGCTCAGCAAGGATCAACGCAGGGTTTACTCGAGTTCAAGACTGAAATTGAGTTGCTTTCCCGAGTTCATCATAAGAATCTTGTTGGCCTTGTGGGTTTTTGCTTTGAACAAGGAGAGCAGATGTTGATCTACGAATTTATGCCTAATGGAACAATTAGAGATAGCTTATCAG GGAAATCTGGCATTTATCTTGATTGGAATAGAAGACTCTACGTTGCTCTTGGTTCAGCCACCGGACTAGCTTACCTACATGAGCATGCCAATCCTCCTATTATCCATAGAGATGTTAAGTCCACGAATATTCTGTTGGATGAAAATTTGACTGCAAAGGTTGCAGATTTTGGCTTGTCTAAGCTAGTATCAGATACTTTGAATGGCCACGTTTCAACTCAAGTCAAAGGCACGATG GGTTATCTTGATCCTGAATATTACCAGACTCAACAATTAACTGTCAAGAGTGATGTTTATAGCTTTGGTGTATTTATGCTTGAATTGATAACATCCAAGCGACCGATTGAGAAGGGAAAGTACATTGTTCAACGAGTGAGAACAACAATGAACAAGGACGAGGAAGAGCACTATGGCTTGTGGGATATGATTGATTCATCCATTAGAGACACATCAAATCTTATAGGGTTTGGGAAATTCTTGGAAATTACCATGCAATGCATTGAAGATTCACCTGAAGACCGTCCAACAATGAGTGAAGTGGTAAAGGCCCTTGAAACAATTTTACAAAACAATGGGGTGGCTTCAAGCACATCTGcattgtctcctacaagtgACCTTGGAGCTTCAAGGGGTGCTTCTAAGCATGCGTACAATGATCCTATGCAACAAAAGGATGTTAATAGCATTGATACATTTGGTTATAGTGGTGCATACATAGGCTCAACAAGAGTTGAACCCAAGTAG
- the LOC122297184 gene encoding leucine-rich repeat receptor protein kinase HPCA1-like isoform X1, whose product MKSQLLFLAFFLSEIHFIYSLTDPNDATILNALKYAWKNTPPSWEYSEDACSWEGVTCNSSTYRVTGLKLSTMGLEGKLEGDIGELTELTTLDLSSNRGLSGSLSPRLGNLQKLNFLILAGCSFSGDIPDELGNLSELLFLALNSNNLTGNIPPSLGKFSKLYWLDLAENMLTGPLPISTSMAPGLDHLLVAKHFHFNKNKLSGPIPAKLFSSNMKLIHILFDGNQLSGSIPPTLGLVNSLEVLRLDRNALTESVPNLSNLTNIVVLNLALNKLTGTLPDLTQMTKLNYLDLSNNSFEPSEAPTWFSTLPSLTTLVMEYGSLQGPIPRDLFSFPQLQQVKLRNNKFNDTLDMGEHEKISPQLKLVDLQNNNISYVKVSSKYHKSLILRGNPVCNDDTSSVHTYCQIKDQQPIKPNSTSLANCENASCPLDQDRNPWNCECAYPYKGTLSVGGSLLSELSNATVFKLLENSLLMDQSLLPCSIYIQGAIFNGDDYHQVQLAFFPSTGKYFNRSEIQRIGFFMVTQRYRHYGFPQQFETYSFIADPYAFPANGGGRTSIGTHVIIGIAFTCAILVLGLLGVGIYAVRKKKRAEEAIGYSTPFGSWTSSGNDCSGVAPQLKGARWFSYDELRKCTNNFAERNEIGSGAFGKVYRGLLSDGLVVAIKRAQQGSTQGLLEFKTEIELLSRVHHKNLVGLVGFCFEQGEQMLIYEFMPNGTIRDSLSGKSGIYLDWNRRLYVALGSATGLAYLHEHANPPIIHRDVKSTNILLDENLTAKVADFGLSKLVSDTLNGHVSTQVKGTMGYLDPEYYQTQQLTVKSDVYSFGVFMLELITSKRPIEKGKYIVQRVRTTMNKDEEEHYGLWDMIDSSIRDTSNLIGFGKFLEITMQCIEDSPEDRPTMSEVVKALETILQNNGVASSTSALSPTSDLGASRGASKHAYNDPMQQKDVNSIDTFGYSGAYIGSTRVEPK is encoded by the exons ATGAAGTCGCAGCTGCTCTTTCtggctttctttctttcagAAATTCACTTCATCTACTCACTTACTGATCCTAATGATG CTACTATACTCAACGCCCTGAAGTACGCGTGGAAAAACACACCACCAAGCTGGGAGTATTCAGAGGATGCATGTAGTTGGGAAGGAGTTACTTGCAACAGTTCTACTTATAGGGTTACTGGCTT GAAATTATCAACGATGGGCTTAGAAGGGAAGCTTGAAGGTGACATTGGGGAACTCACTGAATTGACAACATT GGACCTATCGTCTAACCGTGGACTCTCAGGTTCCCTCTCTCCACGGCTTGGGAATTTGCAAAAGCTAAATTTCCT AATCCTAGCTGGTTGTAGCTTTAGTGGTGATATTCCAGATGAATTGGGAAATCTTTCAGAGCTCCTCTTCTT GGCTCTCAATTCAAACAACTTAACTGGAAATATACCTCCATCTTTAGGTAAATTCTCCAAACTCTATTGGCTAGACCTTGCAGAGAATATGTTGACAGGACCTCTCCCAATATCAACATCCATGGCCCCAGGCTTGGACCATCTTTTGGTGGCTAAACACTT CCATTTCAATAAGAACAAGCTATCAGGTCCCATTCCAGCCAAACTCTTCAGCTCTAATATGAAATTGATACACAT ATTATTTGATGGAAATCAACTTTCTGGAAGTATCCCACCAACATTAGGACTTGTAAACAGTCTTGAAGTTCT TCGGCTTGACAGAAATGCTTTGACAGAAAGTGTCCCAAATCTCAGCAACCTAACAAATATCGTTGTATT GAATTTAGCTCTAAATAAATTGACGGGCACTTTACCAGACTTGACTCAAATGACGAAACTcaattactt GGACCTTAGTAATAACTCATTTGAGCCATCAGAAGCTCCAACGTGGTTCTCAACCTTACCATCACTCACCACTCT GGTTATGGAATATGGGTCACTTCAAGGGCCCATACCACGAGATTTGTTTAGCTTTCCACAATTACAACAAGT GAAATTGAGAAACAACAAATTTAATGACACATTGGACATGGGTGAACATGAAAAGATCAGCCCACAACTGAAGCTTGTTGATTTACAAAACAACAACATTTCTTATGTAAAAGTGAGCAGTAAATACCACAAATCCTTGAT ACTAAGAGGAAACCCGGTGTGTAATGATGATACTAGTAGTGTGCATACTTACTGCCAGATCAAAGATCAGCAACCAATAAAGCCTAATTCTACTAGCTTGGCTAATTGTGAAAATGCATCATGTCCTCTTGATCAAGATCGTAACCCTTGGAATTGTGAATGTGCCTATCCATATAAAGGGACATTATCTGTTGGAGGATCACTTTTAAGTGAATTATCTAATGCaactgtgtttaaattattggaAAATAGCTTGTTGATGGACCAGAGTCTCCTTCCATGTTCAATTTATATTCAAGGTGCCATATTCAATGGTGATGACTATCATCAAGTGCAACTGGCATTCTTTCCCTCAACTGGAAAATACTTTAATCGATCAGAGATTCAGAGAATTGGGTTCTTCATGGTTACTCAACGATATAGGCATTATGGTTTCCCTCAACAATTTGAAACCTATTCTTTTATTGCAGACCCTTATGCTTTCCCAG CCAATGGTGGAGGCCGAACTTCTATTGGCACTCATGTAATAATTGGGATAGCATTCACTTGTGCCATTTTGGTTCTAGGACTCCTTGGAGTAGGGATATATGCAGTTCGAAAAAAGAAACGTGCAGAAGAAGCCATTGGATATAGTACACCGTTTg GTTCTTGGACATCAAGTGGCAATGATTGCAGTGGGGTAGCACCACAATTAAAAGGTGCAAGATGGTTCTCTTATGATGAACTCCGAAAGTGCACAAATAATTTTGCCGAGAGAAATGAGATAGGTTCTGGAGCATTTGGCAAG GTCTATAGAGGGTTGCTTTCTGATGGACTAGTTGTTGCTATCAAAAGAGCTCAGCAAGGATCAACGCAGGGTTTACTCGAGTTCAAGACTGAAATTGAGTTGCTTTCCCGAGTTCATCATAAGAATCTTGTTGGCCTTGTGGGTTTTTGCTTTGAACAAGGAGAGCAGATGTTGATCTACGAATTTATGCCTAATGGAACAATTAGAGATAGCTTATCAG GGAAATCTGGCATTTATCTTGATTGGAATAGAAGACTCTACGTTGCTCTTGGTTCAGCCACCGGACTAGCTTACCTACATGAGCATGCCAATCCTCCTATTATCCATAGAGATGTTAAGTCCACGAATATTCTGTTGGATGAAAATTTGACTGCAAAGGTTGCAGATTTTGGCTTGTCTAAGCTAGTATCAGATACTTTGAATGGCCACGTTTCAACTCAAGTCAAAGGCACGATG GGTTATCTTGATCCTGAATATTACCAGACTCAACAATTAACTGTCAAGAGTGATGTTTATAGCTTTGGTGTATTTATGCTTGAATTGATAACATCCAAGCGACCGATTGAGAAGGGAAAGTACATTGTTCAACGAGTGAGAACAACAATGAACAAGGACGAGGAAGAGCACTATGGCTTGTGGGATATGATTGATTCATCCATTAGAGACACATCAAATCTTATAGGGTTTGGGAAATTCTTGGAAATTACCATGCAATGCATTGAAGATTCACCTGAAGACCGTCCAACAATGAGTGAAGTGGTAAAGGCCCTTGAAACAATTTTACAAAACAATGGGGTGGCTTCAAGCACATCTGcattgtctcctacaagtgACCTTGGAGCTTCAAGGGGTGCTTCTAAGCATGCGTACAATGATCCTATGCAACAAAAGGATGTTAATAGCATTGATACATTTGGTTATAGTGGTGCATACATAGGCTCAACAAGAGTTGAACCCAAGTAG
- the LOC122297184 gene encoding leucine-rich repeat receptor protein kinase HPCA1-like isoform X2, translating into MKSQLLFLAFFLSEIHFIYSLTDPNDATILNALKYAWKNTPPSWEYSEDACSWEGVTCNSSTYRVTGLKLSTMGLEGKLEGDIGELTELTTLDLSSNRGLSGSLSPRLGNLQKLNFLILAGCSFSGDIPDELGNLSELLFLALNSNNLTGNIPPSLGKFSKLYWLDLAENMLTGPLPISTSMAPGLDHLLVAKHFHFNKNKLSGPIPAKLFSSNMKLIHILFDGNQLSGSIPPTLGLVNSLEVLNLALNKLTGTLPDLTQMTKLNYLDLSNNSFEPSEAPTWFSTLPSLTTLVMEYGSLQGPIPRDLFSFPQLQQVKLRNNKFNDTLDMGEHEKISPQLKLVDLQNNNISYVKVSSKYHKSLILRGNPVCNDDTSSVHTYCQIKDQQPIKPNSTSLANCENASCPLDQDRNPWNCECAYPYKGTLSVGGSLLSELSNATVFKLLENSLLMDQSLLPCSIYIQGAIFNGDDYHQVQLAFFPSTGKYFNRSEIQRIGFFMVTQRYRHYGFPQQFETYSFIADPYAFPANGGGRTSIGTHVIIGIAFTCAILVLGLLGVGIYAVRKKKRAEEAIGYSTPFGSWTSSGNDCSGVAPQLKGARWFSYDELRKCTNNFAERNEIGSGAFGKVYRGLLSDGLVVAIKRAQQGSTQGLLEFKTEIELLSRVHHKNLVGLVGFCFEQGEQMLIYEFMPNGTIRDSLSGKSGIYLDWNRRLYVALGSATGLAYLHEHANPPIIHRDVKSTNILLDENLTAKVADFGLSKLVSDTLNGHVSTQVKGTMGYLDPEYYQTQQLTVKSDVYSFGVFMLELITSKRPIEKGKYIVQRVRTTMNKDEEEHYGLWDMIDSSIRDTSNLIGFGKFLEITMQCIEDSPEDRPTMSEVVKALETILQNNGVASSTSALSPTSDLGASRGASKHAYNDPMQQKDVNSIDTFGYSGAYIGSTRVEPK; encoded by the exons ATGAAGTCGCAGCTGCTCTTTCtggctttctttctttcagAAATTCACTTCATCTACTCACTTACTGATCCTAATGATG CTACTATACTCAACGCCCTGAAGTACGCGTGGAAAAACACACCACCAAGCTGGGAGTATTCAGAGGATGCATGTAGTTGGGAAGGAGTTACTTGCAACAGTTCTACTTATAGGGTTACTGGCTT GAAATTATCAACGATGGGCTTAGAAGGGAAGCTTGAAGGTGACATTGGGGAACTCACTGAATTGACAACATT GGACCTATCGTCTAACCGTGGACTCTCAGGTTCCCTCTCTCCACGGCTTGGGAATTTGCAAAAGCTAAATTTCCT AATCCTAGCTGGTTGTAGCTTTAGTGGTGATATTCCAGATGAATTGGGAAATCTTTCAGAGCTCCTCTTCTT GGCTCTCAATTCAAACAACTTAACTGGAAATATACCTCCATCTTTAGGTAAATTCTCCAAACTCTATTGGCTAGACCTTGCAGAGAATATGTTGACAGGACCTCTCCCAATATCAACATCCATGGCCCCAGGCTTGGACCATCTTTTGGTGGCTAAACACTT CCATTTCAATAAGAACAAGCTATCAGGTCCCATTCCAGCCAAACTCTTCAGCTCTAATATGAAATTGATACACAT ATTATTTGATGGAAATCAACTTTCTGGAAGTATCCCACCAACATTAGGACTTGTAAACAGTCTTGAAGTTCT GAATTTAGCTCTAAATAAATTGACGGGCACTTTACCAGACTTGACTCAAATGACGAAACTcaattactt GGACCTTAGTAATAACTCATTTGAGCCATCAGAAGCTCCAACGTGGTTCTCAACCTTACCATCACTCACCACTCT GGTTATGGAATATGGGTCACTTCAAGGGCCCATACCACGAGATTTGTTTAGCTTTCCACAATTACAACAAGT GAAATTGAGAAACAACAAATTTAATGACACATTGGACATGGGTGAACATGAAAAGATCAGCCCACAACTGAAGCTTGTTGATTTACAAAACAACAACATTTCTTATGTAAAAGTGAGCAGTAAATACCACAAATCCTTGAT ACTAAGAGGAAACCCGGTGTGTAATGATGATACTAGTAGTGTGCATACTTACTGCCAGATCAAAGATCAGCAACCAATAAAGCCTAATTCTACTAGCTTGGCTAATTGTGAAAATGCATCATGTCCTCTTGATCAAGATCGTAACCCTTGGAATTGTGAATGTGCCTATCCATATAAAGGGACATTATCTGTTGGAGGATCACTTTTAAGTGAATTATCTAATGCaactgtgtttaaattattggaAAATAGCTTGTTGATGGACCAGAGTCTCCTTCCATGTTCAATTTATATTCAAGGTGCCATATTCAATGGTGATGACTATCATCAAGTGCAACTGGCATTCTTTCCCTCAACTGGAAAATACTTTAATCGATCAGAGATTCAGAGAATTGGGTTCTTCATGGTTACTCAACGATATAGGCATTATGGTTTCCCTCAACAATTTGAAACCTATTCTTTTATTGCAGACCCTTATGCTTTCCCAG CCAATGGTGGAGGCCGAACTTCTATTGGCACTCATGTAATAATTGGGATAGCATTCACTTGTGCCATTTTGGTTCTAGGACTCCTTGGAGTAGGGATATATGCAGTTCGAAAAAAGAAACGTGCAGAAGAAGCCATTGGATATAGTACACCGTTTg GTTCTTGGACATCAAGTGGCAATGATTGCAGTGGGGTAGCACCACAATTAAAAGGTGCAAGATGGTTCTCTTATGATGAACTCCGAAAGTGCACAAATAATTTTGCCGAGAGAAATGAGATAGGTTCTGGAGCATTTGGCAAG GTCTATAGAGGGTTGCTTTCTGATGGACTAGTTGTTGCTATCAAAAGAGCTCAGCAAGGATCAACGCAGGGTTTACTCGAGTTCAAGACTGAAATTGAGTTGCTTTCCCGAGTTCATCATAAGAATCTTGTTGGCCTTGTGGGTTTTTGCTTTGAACAAGGAGAGCAGATGTTGATCTACGAATTTATGCCTAATGGAACAATTAGAGATAGCTTATCAG GGAAATCTGGCATTTATCTTGATTGGAATAGAAGACTCTACGTTGCTCTTGGTTCAGCCACCGGACTAGCTTACCTACATGAGCATGCCAATCCTCCTATTATCCATAGAGATGTTAAGTCCACGAATATTCTGTTGGATGAAAATTTGACTGCAAAGGTTGCAGATTTTGGCTTGTCTAAGCTAGTATCAGATACTTTGAATGGCCACGTTTCAACTCAAGTCAAAGGCACGATG GGTTATCTTGATCCTGAATATTACCAGACTCAACAATTAACTGTCAAGAGTGATGTTTATAGCTTTGGTGTATTTATGCTTGAATTGATAACATCCAAGCGACCGATTGAGAAGGGAAAGTACATTGTTCAACGAGTGAGAACAACAATGAACAAGGACGAGGAAGAGCACTATGGCTTGTGGGATATGATTGATTCATCCATTAGAGACACATCAAATCTTATAGGGTTTGGGAAATTCTTGGAAATTACCATGCAATGCATTGAAGATTCACCTGAAGACCGTCCAACAATGAGTGAAGTGGTAAAGGCCCTTGAAACAATTTTACAAAACAATGGGGTGGCTTCAAGCACATCTGcattgtctcctacaagtgACCTTGGAGCTTCAAGGGGTGCTTCTAAGCATGCGTACAATGATCCTATGCAACAAAAGGATGTTAATAGCATTGATACATTTGGTTATAGTGGTGCATACATAGGCTCAACAAGAGTTGAACCCAAGTAG